From Amphiura filiformis chromosome 20, Afil_fr2py, whole genome shotgun sequence, a single genomic window includes:
- the LOC140142038 gene encoding uncharacterized protein: MAEKGNELMVGGKPISSLRVVDLKIELKNRGLTVYGLKKVLVKRLKAQLYLEEQNQVAEGVGNKHDKTIVDDEAVGSNRYWGYMWSDSVIQQYLQQQNKSLKHRDDSSQNDSQKEDQDSQEHRIPAPIPHGSQSLWRTRSEEGDRESSIPSIQDNDEEDNQGETLQEAPLAITELPAPMPRGIQSLLRTRSEEKDRESSVPSLLKYDEEDNQGETLQDVPLAISDLPSPQSRWGTILGKEDGESFVSFLQDNDEEDIQGETLEEAPLVISDLEDKFSKMDDSVMILDDTINIDSDSDHECDHDESVQYESKICDDSVIELTPVKPPKEKQIDCSYQDENDDAELELLSYENLATPRCPVSFQRFDKPVRNAKCGHKYECWAIMVLLNRPNKTKLRCPVAGCPKDVTWEDLDHEYLEDVEPKKLPLIDTQMNQTTNVGIDQRSVMSVVISK; the protein is encoded by the exons ATGGCAGAAAAAGGGAACGAGTTAATGGTTGGAGGCAAACCAATTTCATCTTTAAGGGTAGTGGATCTCAAAATAGAACTGAAAAATAGAGGATTAACAGTATACGGACTCAAAAAAGTCCTCGTCAAGCGACTAAAAGCACAATTATATCTTGAAGAGCAAAACCAAGTAGCAGAAGGAGTGggcaacaaacatgacaaaactaTCGTTGATGATGAAGCTGTAGGTTCCAATCGATACTGGGGGTATATGTGGTCCGATAGTGTCATACAGCAGTATTTACAGCAACAGAATAAATCACTAAAACATAGAGATGATTCATCACAAAATGATTCTCAGAAGGAAGATCAGGACAGTCAGGAACATCGTATCCCAGCACCCATACCACATGGAAGTCAGTCTCTGTGGAGAACCAGATCAGAGGAGGGAGATAGAGAGTCATCAATCCCCTCTATACAAGACAACGATGAAGAGGATAACCAAGGAGAAACTTTACAGGAAGCACCACTTGCGATTACCGAGCTCCCAGCACCCATGCCACGTGGAATTCAGTCTCTGTTGAGAACCAGATCGGAGGAGAAAGATAGAGAGTCATCTGTTCCGTCTCTACTAAAATACGATGAAGAGGATAACCAAGGAGAAACTTTACAGGACGTACCACTTGCGATTAGCGATCTCCCATCACCCCAGTCTCGCTGGGGAACCATCTTGGGGAAGGAGGATGGGGAGTCATTTGTTTCGTTTCTACAAGACAATGATGAAGAGGATATCCAAGGAGAAACTTTAGAGGAAGCACCACTTGTGATTAGCGATCTGGAAG ACAAGTTCTCTAAGATGGACGATAGTGTGATGATCCTTGACGATACCATTAATATTGATAGCGATAGTGATCATGAGTGCGATCATGATGAGTCAGTGCAATATGAGAGCAAGATCTGCGATGACAGTGTCATAG AACTCACACCAGTCAAGCCACCAAAGGAAAAACAAATCGATTGCAGCTACCAAG ATGAAAACGATGATGCTGAGCTTGAGCTCCTTTCGTACGAAAATCTAGCAACACCCAGGTGTCCAGTGTCGTTCCAAAGATTCGACAAACCAGTAAGGAACGCAAAATGTGGTCACAAGTACGAGTGTTGGGCAATAATGGTTCTTCTAAACCGACCCAATAAAACTAAACTGAG ATGTCCAGTTGCAGGTTGTCCAAAAGATGTAACCTGGGAAGACCTAGATCATGAATACCTTGAGGACGTCGAACCAAAGAAGCTTCCATTGATTGATACTCAGATGAACCAAACGACCAACGTTGGAATTGATCAGCGATCCGTCATGTCTGTAGTCATTTCCAAATAG